A genome region from Chelonia mydas isolate rCheMyd1 chromosome 24, rCheMyd1.pri.v2, whole genome shotgun sequence includes the following:
- the LOC102935469 gene encoding tyrosine-protein kinase Fer-like, with the protein NIGTAAGEERSTCPRSPSATEGPAAEVPPKTWTCWLPPPVPLVPVAQRPLGQQDWYHGSLPRQEAQALLTSEGDFLVRASQGRPGAHVLSALAGGQCRHFIIQCRKGRYQFEPGEVGAPTIPSLIHHHLQSRQVLTTKCPFVLRNPVAKAQWDLSHEDVVLGELLGSGNFGEVYSGRLSYDNTPVAVKTCREHLAPETKHKFLMEARILRCYSHPNVVRIIGVCARKQPVFIVMELVSGGDFLSFLRSEGSRLWIPDLIHFAVQAAAGMAYLESNGCIHRDLAARNCLVGEGNVLKISDFGMSRQEANGVYASQGGMKHIPIKWTAPEALRYGRYSTESDVWSYGVLLWEIFSLGAAPYPGMSNQQVVSQVERGK; encoded by the exons AATATCGGGACCGCCGCCGGCGAAGAAAGAAGTACCTGCCCCCGAAGCCCGTCTGCgactgaaggacccgctgccgaagtgccgccgaagacctggacaTGCTGG CTGCCCCCTCCGGTGCCGCTGGTGCCCGTGGCCCAGAGGCCCCTTGGCCAGCAGGACTGGTACCATGGCTCGCTCCCCAGACAGGAGGCTCAGGCCTTGCTGACCAGCGAGGGGGATTTCTTGGTCCGCGCAAGCCAGGGACGGCCAGGAGCCCATGTCCTGTCTGCACTGGCTGGAGGACAGTGCAGGCATTTCATCATCCAGTGCCGGAAG GGCAGGTACCAGTTTGAGCCTGGAGAGGTGGGGGCGCCCACCATCCCCTCGCTCATCCACCACCACCTGCAATCACGCCAGGTGCTCACCACGAAGTGCCCGTTCGTCCTGCGGAACCCGGTCGCCAAG GCCCAATGGGACCTGAGCCATGAAGACGTGGTGCTGGGGGAGCTTCTGGGCAGC GGGAATTTCGGGGAGGTGTATAGCGGCCGCCTGTCGTATGACAACACCCCCGTGGCTGTGAAAACCTGCAGAGAGCACCTGGCCCCGGAGACGAAGCACAAATTCCTCATGGAAGCCAG GATCCTGAGGTGCTACAGCCACCCGAACGTCGTCCGGATTATTGGCGTGTGTGCCCGGAAGCAGCCTGTCTTCATCGTCATGGAGCTGGTGTCCG GTGGGGATTTCTTATCGTTCCTCCGCTCCGAGGGGAGCCGCCTCTGGATTCCAGACCTCATCCACTTTGCAGTTCAGGCAGCAGCGGGGATGGCCTATCTGGAGAGCAACGGTTGCATCCACAG ggacctggcagccaggaactgcCTGGTGGGGGAAGGTAACGTGTTGAAGATCAGCGACTTCGGCATGTCGCGGCAGGAGGCCAACGGCGTCTACGCCTCCCAGGGAGGAATGAAGCACATTCCCATCAAGTGGACGGCGCCGGAGGCTCTGAGATACG GCCGGTACTCGACGGAGAGCGACGTCTGGAGCTACGGGGTCCTGCTGTGGGAGATCTTCAGCCTGGGGGCCGCCCCCTATCCCGGCATGTCGAACCAGCAGGTGGTGAGCCAGGTGGAGCGAGGCAAGTAG
- the RXFP4 gene encoding relaxin-3 receptor 2 codes for MQEGGMGQLNSSARPDFGNKSLLDAWGLSGDDAASIPADGIFGLRILISSVYLVVCTVGLLGNSMVMYLVRTQKGRPASPIDVFVFGLALADFHFALTLPFWAVETALDFTWPFGNVMCKLVLTLTVVSVYANVFLLTTMSVTRYCSVASAIRPGLKLTTNLAKWITVALWAAALGATVPTAIFATVTDVVGVELCLLKFPTNRWLGVYHLQKVLVAFVVPLVIILASYLRLLSFLQQHRVNTNNPRRQSQIATSVWLVVTSFFVCWFPNHVVTFWGALVKFRAVPWDKTFYFLHTYIFPLTTCLAHSNSCLNPVVYCLMRREFRRALKEAFLSLLAQASSYLPSSTSKGREEGTAQVALPLHRRGTPSSLQVAEKEYALLSTTITVMPELRAEEASPQGEVGTALGRASTRRC; via the coding sequence ATGCAggaaggggggatggggcagTTGAACAGCTCAGCACGGCCCGACTTCGGGAACAAATCCCTGCTGGACGcttgggggctgagtggggatgATGCGGCCTCCATCCCGGCTGACGGGATCTTCGGCCTGCGGATCCTCATCTCCAGCGTCTACTTGGTGGTGTGCACCGTGGGGCTGCTGGGCAATTCCATGGTCATGTACTTGGTCCGGACCCAGAAGGGCAGGCCGGCCTCTCCCATAGACGTCTTTGTCTTCGGCCTGGCGCTGGCCGACTTCCACTTtgccctgaccctgcccttctgGGCGGTGGAGACGGCCCTGGATTTCACTTGGCCCTTCGGCAATGTCATGTGCAAGCTGGTTCTCACCTTGACCGTCGTGAGCGTCTACGCTAACGTCTTCCTGCTCACCACCATGAGCGTCACCCGCTACTGTTCCGTGGCCTCCGCCATCAGGCCCGGCCTCAAGCTGACCACCAACCTGGCCAAGTGGATCACCGTGGCTCTTTGGGCCGCAGCCTTGGGAGCCACCGTACCCACCGCCATCTTTGCCACGGTGACAGATGTGGTCGGGGTGGAGTTGTGCCTGCTCAAGTTCCCCACCAACCGGTGGCTGGGAGTGTATCACCTCCAGAAGGTGTTGGTGGCCTTTGTGGTGCCCTTGGTCATCATCTTGGCCTCCTACCTGCGGCTCCTGAGCTTCCTCCAACAGCACCGCGTCAACACCAACAACCCCAGGAGGCAGAGCCAGATCGCCACGTCCGTCTGGCTAGTGGTCACCTCCTTCTTCGTCTGCTGGTTCCCCAACCACGTGGTGACCTTCTGGGGGGCCCTGGTGAAGTTCAGGGCTGTCCCCTGGGACAAGACCTTCTACTTCCTCCACACCTACATCTTCCCCCTCACCACCTGCCTGGCCCACAGCAACAGCTGCCTTAACCCTGTCGTCTACTGCCTGATGCGGAGGGAGTTTCGCAGGGCTCTGAAGGAGGCTTTCTTGAGCCTCTTGGCCCAGGCTTCCTCCTACCTGCCTTCCTCCACCagcaagggaagggaggagggcaCCGCCCAGGTGGCACTGCCCTTGCACCGGAGGGGCACCCCCAGCAGCCTACAGGTGGCAGAGAAGGAATACGCCCTGCTGTCTACCACCATCACCGTCATGCCTGAGCTGAGAGCCGAGGAGGCCAGCCCGCAGGGCgaggtagggacggccctggggCGGGCTTCAACGAGGAGATGCTGA